From Spiroplasma endosymbiont of Diplazon laetatorius:
TCATTGTTCTTGGTATTTTCCTTTTATTAGTAATTATAATTTGAGTTATATTTGTTTATTATAGAAGAGCAATCATAATATCTGTCGATGTTAAACAATCAATTGATGCAGATATAACAGATCGTTTAATTAACATTAGAGCTATTAAAGCAAATGCTGCAGAAGATAGAGAAACTATAAGAAATAAGAAATTGCATGAGGAATATGATAAAAAACTAAGTAAAGTAATATGATTACAATCACTTTTATCATTCTTTGCTTATACTTTTGCTTGATCATTGCCAATAATAACAATAATAGCAGCTATTGCAATTCATGGTGGAAATACACAAGATACTTCTGAACTCACAAACATATTAGTTGCATTTACTTCTGCTACTAACAATGTTTTATATGCTCTTCTTACACTTCCTATTTGAATGAGGGGTTTAACAAAGCTTTCAAACTGTATCATGAGGTTAAATTATATATATGATTCAAAATCACTTCTAAAATTCATAGATAATCCAGATAAAGTCGGAGATATTGAGAAAATAACTTTTGATAAAGTTACTTTCAATTATCCTGAGTCACCAACTAAGCAAATACTTGCTGAAGTTTCTTTCACATTTGAAAAAAACAAAAGCTACGCTTTTGTTGGAGAAACTGGTGTTGGAAAATCAACTATAGCCAAACTTCTATTAAGATTTTATGATGTAACAACAGGTGAGTTGCTAATAAATAGTAAAAACATTCAAAAAATAGATCATAATGACTATTTAGATAAAGTGGGATATGTTGAACAAGAACCACAAATACTTTATGGAACTGTTATGGATAACTTAAAGTATCCTTGTTTTGATAAAACAGATGAAGAGGCCATAGAAGCTGCTAAAAAAGCAAAAATTCATAATTACATTGAAAAATTACCAAAAGGCTATGATACAATTTTAGGAGAACGAGGTTTTATGTTTAGTGGAGGGCAAAAACAACGTTTAGTAATAGCGCGTCTTTTCTTAAAAGATCCACAATTACTAATTCTCGACGAGGCAACAAGTGCTTTAGACAATGTTGTAGAGAAAGAAATCCAATCTGAATTAGACAAATTAATGATTGGTAGAACCACTGTTATAATCGCTCATAGATTGAGTACGATTAAAAATGTTGACGAAATAATCGTATTAGATAAAAACGGTGTTTCTCAAAAAGGGAGTTTCGAAGATCTTAAAAACAAAGAAGGTCGTTTTAAGAAACTATATACA
This genomic window contains:
- a CDS encoding ABC transporter ATP-binding protein, producing MKQKKFNSDKAFSAKKFIDSFKMMGEGIKKNPWTFAGYLFYTIIDSILYSSMTIVVSQMTKNLTSQEELANQFLWFSSMNWVSWMYVGLVLLFAIIVFDYLTNIYAAFFAKRVEIYLRIKALSKLVEVDISYYSKNQLGLIMSRVINDSQGAGDSFNDFLLNLLFSFVSLVTMIVFMFTVDKTLTFIVLGIFLLLVIIIWVIFVYYRRAIIISVDVKQSIDADITDRLINIRAIKANAAEDRETIRNKKLHEEYDKKLSKVIWLQSLLSFFAYTFAWSLPIITIIAAIAIHGGNTQDTSELTNILVAFTSATNNVLYALLTLPIWMRGLTKLSNCIMRLNYIYDSKSLLKFIDNPDKVGDIEKITFDKVTFNYPESPTKQILAEVSFTFEKNKSYAFVGETGVGKSTIAKLLLRFYDVTTGELLINSKNIQKIDHNDYLDKVGYVEQEPQILYGTVMDNLKYPCFDKTDEEAIEAAKKAKIHNYIEKLPKGYDTILGERGFMFSGGQKQRLVIARLFLKDPQLLILDEATSALDNVVEKEIQSELDKLMIGRTTVIIAHRLSTIKNVDEIIVLDKNGVSQKGSFEDLKNKEGRFKKLYTLGLMK